Proteins found in one Plasmodium malariae genome assembly, chromosome: 13 genomic segment:
- the PmUG01_13028800 gene encoding conserved Plasmodium protein, unknown function, whose amino-acid sequence MCVVNSDKNVNIANILTGSLSSGLNSGLNSGLNSGLSNALPHSSTTNALLGGASTGEGANMHTCKSAGCSSYKDIIKNTSSDDCLHGFICKSCSKSHAKNPNICFYSSLDGYENLYEALLEDFSPTPYDTFKVPLDKSSKDIKNKMDRKNKKKELYDKGDNNNNSNNKTNGNGKNEGEGTKDEGNIEKNRERTKKNVKDKNGSTKNEEEGDEDREVEEDEEDEEDERAMKGKEKKEGIGSKDSNTKKSSNNSESKEDEIEAFLEKSAKTRENNSEMHELIKGGKENKKYFYDYKYKNKNRYYSEPYMRYKMQHPLIEHRVKEENVHYSFLGGEEKDKGKDKKKGKEKVVYKRLKININKHEEYLKSKLSKCHISEEGISSIYIKVLLQIVNNKNEIYTDVNRRSIVTSGGYAKENDTEEGTNEHSKSNDNEEEDMDDNDDEEENGNNKLKKGGKKRNGDGDEEEEEEDDDDNENKQNRNDSEKNNNLSKMNNLSANVNINNNPHLNRYAYIEVQNFKQSEVSHSYDINRENSTYEKRPNNIRKWKVHNTMDTTLELDNDISRKKIQTYNSHVINYLINGSSKNKDVKEHTIMKEKPTTHVNLPDDLKYTFYQYKMRDDMDGDSMGNYYKSRNGFFKSIFSKVFKRKKSEEDGEEDQEEEKEKKEKKKKKKWNFPWTRKKKNGENKSEQDESDDESDEEENSNSDRKGSGSRKRSEDDEDDGTSSNHTGSRGHGRGSRGGDNDEDDEDGDESMSNGSIIGSKGKKSNDKNNSRNRKKKDRFKKIKTKMKDLFVRVKKNVIPEKQKLHIEAFFNSIIVKTCKDSLKWDGKMFKKQSLVEMTLKIPVKMKYIADKPLNFFRSGYEVILTCRNCTQILFNSCVQVYCTKRMTIKDTKNDGTNASADLHSDIHSAENGAAHSTLGGVTSNVVAASAGLYAMGIPDFAPLPTYDYKMQLFPGNINTSTDYYNSDINIYAKFSVLFMIALMTLLM is encoded by the exons atgtgtgtagTCAACTCTGACAAAAACGTTAATATAGCTAATATACTGACTGGCTCTTTGTCAAGTGGTTTGAATAGCGGTTTGAATAGCGGTTTGAATAGTGGCTTGTCTAACGCTCTTCCTCACAGTAGCACAACAAATGCTTTATTAGGGGGTGCTAGCACCGGAGAGGGAGCAAATATGCACACGTGCAAGTCTGCTGGCTGTTCATCTTATAAGGATATCATAAAGAATACATCTAGTGATGATTGTTTACATGGTTTTATATGCAAAAGTTGTAGTAAATCACATGCAAAAAACCCTAATATATGCTTCTATTCTTCTTTAGATggatatgaaaatttatatgaggCGTTATTAGAAGACTTCAGTCCTACTCCATACGATACGTTTAAAGTTCCATTAGACAAATCAAGTAAAGACATAAAGAACAAAATGGACCgaaagaacaaaaagaagGAGCTATATGATAAGGGggataacaataataacagcAATAATAAAACTAATGGTAATGGTAAGAATGAAGGGGAAGGGACAAAGGATGAAGGAAATATAGAAAAGAATAGAGaaagaacgaaaaaaaatgtaaaggaTAAAAATGGAAGTACTAAGAATGAAGAAGAAGGAGATGAAGACAGAGAAGTGGAAGAGGATGAAGAGGATGAGGAGGACGAGAGGGCAATGAAgggtaaagaaaaaaaagagggaaTAGGATCAAAAGATAGTAACACAAAAAAGAGTAGTAACAACAGTGAGTCAAAGGAAGATGAGATAGAAgcttttttagaaaaatctGCAAAAACTCGAGAAAATAATTCAGAAATGCATGAGTTGATAAAAGggggaaaagaaaataaaaaatatttttatgactATAAGTATAAGAATAAGAACAGATATTATTCTGAACCGTACATGCGATATAAAATGCAACATCCTCTTATCGAACATAGAGTTAAAGAAGAGAATGTCCATTACTCCTTCTTAGGGGGGGAGGAAAAAGATAAAGGAAAAGACAAGAAAAAAGGGAAGGAAAAGGTAGTATATAAAcgattaaaaattaatattaataagcATGAAGAATACCTTAAAAGCAAGCTAAGCAAATGCCATATCTCGGAGGAAGGTATAtcatccatatatataaaagtgcTTCTTCaaattgttaataataagaatGAAATATACACAGATGTTAATAGGAGGAGTATTGTAACTAGTGGTGGATATGCAAAAGAAAATGATACAGAGGAAGGGACGAATGAACACAGTAAGTCAAATGATAATGAAGAGGAAGATATGGATGACAatgatgatgaagaagagaatggaaataataaattaaaaaaaggtgggaagaaaagaaatggaGATGGTGatgaagaggaagaagaggaagatgATGACGATAATGAGAATAAACAGAATAGAAATGATtcggaaaaaaataataatttatctaaaatgaataatttatcGGCAAATGTTAACATTAATAACAATCCCCATCTGAATAGGTATGCATATATAGAGGTACAAAATTTTAAGCAAAGTGAGGTATCACACAGTTATGATATAAATAGGGAAAACTCAACTTATGAAAAACGTCCCAATAACATACGAAAATGGAAAGTACATAACACAATGGACACTACTTTAGAACTAGATAATGATATAAGTAGAAAAAAGATACAGACATATAATTCACATGTAATTAACTACTTAATTAATGGGAGttcaaaaaataaggatGTAAAGGAACATACTATTATGAAGGAGAAACCTACCACACACGTAAATCTTCCAGATGATTtgaaatatactttttatcaGTACAAAATGAGGGATGATATGGATGGAGATTCGATGGGAAATTATTACAAGTCTAGGAATGGGTTCTTTAAATCGATATTTAGCAAAGtattcaaaagaaaaaagtctGAAGAAGATGGTGAAGAAGATCAAGAAGaagagaaggaaaaaaaggaaaaaaaaaaaaaaaaaaaatggaactTTCCATGgactagaaaaaaaaaaaatggggaaAATAAAAGTGAGCAGGACGAGTCTGACGATGAGTCAGACGAAGAAGAAAATAGCAATTCTGATAGAAAAGGAAGCGGTAGTAGAAAACGAAGTGAAGATGATGAAGACGATGGTACTAGTAGTAATCATACTGGTAGTAGAGGTCATGGAAGAGGTAGCCGTGGAGGTGATAATGATGAGGACGATGAGGATGGGGACGAGTCCATGAGCAATGGAAGTATCATAGGGagcaaaggaaaaaaaagcaatGATAAGAATAATAGTAGGAACAGGAAGAAAAAGGatagatttaaaaaaattaaaacaaaaatgaaggaTCTGTTCGTCcgagttaaaaaaaatgttataccAGAGAAACAGAAATTACATATTGAAGCTTTTTTTAACAGTATCATTGTTAAAACATGCAAAGATTCTCTAAAATGGGATGGAAAGATGTTTAAAAAACAATCTCTTGTAGAAATGACTCTGAAAATACCcgttaaaatgaaatatatagcAGACAAgcctttaaatttttttagatCAGGTTATGAGGTTATCTTGACATGCCGTAATTGTACCCAGATTTTGTTTAACTCATGCGTTCAG GTGTACTGCACGAAGAGAATGACGATCAAAGATACAAAAAATGATGGAACAAATGCAAGCGCAGATTTACATTCAGATATACACTCAGCGGAAAATGGAGCGGCCCACTCGACCTTGGGGGGAGTGACCTCAAATGTTGTTGCTGCTTCTGCAGGTTTATATGCAATGGGCATACCCGATTTTGCCCCCTTACCAACTTACGACTACAAGATGCAGTTATTCCCTGGCAATATAAATACATCAACAGATTATTATAACAGtgatataaacatatatgcaaAATTTTCTGTTCTTTTTATGATCGCTTTAATGACATTATTAATGTAG
- the PmUG01_13028900 gene encoding large ribosomal subunit associated GTPase, putative has product MGIFKRSRAKQHNNFMGRSLIRNKLRQKEESENMLYSKIGNDESTIKVSKKTSILNKDPLDDYLDNQLVINDVQVSKVFLQKNEIKEKKEKNIYPNTNQINLNVHNIVLPVPGRPFFLNNQDKINIILNERENTIQAKKKKKKRKNVKQITFLMSGKSLIPINVRSSKNETSKKKKIKNSKCGKKSGRGVPEAEHIEQSEEDQHSELEEQEHHREQLEEDQHSELEEQEHHREQLEEDPHSELAEQEHHREQSEEDLHSQLAEQEHHRITSPVELPSDEPRNEPSSGHYLKGGKYADRLAYDLKYVRMYEERGKRYREEGEGKRVLNKESIDKYELEYFIEWRKVLSDIEEKEGYILTPYEKNIEYWKQLWRVIEKSHVIFYIIDARNPLFFYCKGLEYYIKRVDKRKEFIIILNKSDFLNYEQRKIWSEYFEQRNVKFIFFSALRELYNQNMVLIRNYNTTTVMKQYNNMHMDNDELIKRESNEKMEGVHYYSLYANHFCQDDALPNDDIKDQLVNIGYGNLNYERKKNDNTDILSVNDLIFFIKNIKMQIKELYHDIELETFSIPRFMVGFVGFPNVGKSSIINSLIGEKKVSVSPQPGKTKHFQTVPLKSLDFSVCDCPGLIFPTLVFNKYDLFINGVCSIDHFKGNFVHLVQILCNIIPEQLCDHYKINKNVIHKVVYGGGEGHKGGGVGRECKQSGSSEKSENGKEKTYLFLDAMDFLRSFCTARKYVSGGKGGLLNFNVATRQIIRDFIAGNLQYNFMPSYLSENASFHQRMMERTPHPNCADVPLFSDCDSQENVLTTKRKFRYMQKQMMKGKNFLKCCINV; this is encoded by the exons ATGGGGATCTTTAAACGAAGTAGAGCGAAGCAACACAATAATTTCATGGGTAGGAGCCTCATTCGAAACAAGCTGAGACAAAAAGAAGAGTCGGAAAATATGCTTTATTCCAAAATAGGAAATGATGAAAGTACAATAAAAGTTAGCAAAAAAACTTCTATTTTGAACAAAGATCCTTTAGATGATTACTTAGACAATCAACTGGTTATAAATGATGTACAAGTCAGCAAAGTATTTCTtcaaaaaaacgaaataaaagaaaaaaaagaaaaaaatatatatccaaATACAAATCAAATTAACCTGAATGTTCATAATATTGTTCTCCCTGTACCTGGGAGGCCTTTCTTTTTAAACAATcaggataaaataaatattatacttaatGAAAGAGAAAACACAATACAagcaaagaaaaagaaaaagaaaagaaaaaatgttaaacaaattacatttttaatgaGTGGAAAGAGCCTCATACCTATTAATGTCAGGAGCTCCAAAAACGAgacttcaaaaaaaaaaaaaattaaaaattctaAATGTGGGAAGAAGTCGGGAAGGGGCGTTCCAGAGGCGGAGCATATAGAGCAGTCGGAGGAGGACCAGCATAGTGAGTTGGAAGAACAGGAGCATCATAGAGAGCAGTTGGAGGAGGACCAGCATAGTGAGTTGGAAGAACAGGAGCATCATAGAGAGCAGTTGGAGGAGGACCCGCATAGCGAGTTGGCAGAACAGGAACATCATAGAGAGCAGTCGGAGGAGGACCTGCATAGCCAGTTGGCAGAACAGGAACATCATAGAATAACTTCTCCTGTCGAGCTGCCGAGCGACGAACCGCGGAACGAACCTTCGAGTGGCCATTATTTGAAGGGGGGAAAATATGCGGACAGATTAGCTTACGATTTAAAATACGTTCGTATGTATGAAGAGAGAGGAAAAAGGTACAGGGAAGAGGGAGAAGGGAAAAGAGTGttaaataaagaaagtaTAGATAAATACGAGTTGGAATATTTTATAGAGTGGAGAAAGGTATTAAGTGATATAGAAGAGAAAGaaggatatatattaacaccATATGAGAAGAATATAGAATACTGGAAACAGTTATGGAGAGTAATAGAAAAAAGtcatgtaatattttatattattgatGCTAGGaatcctttatttttttattgtaaaggATTAGAATATTATATCAAAAGAGTAGATAAGAGAAAGGagtttattatcattttaaataaatctgattttttaaattatgaacaaagaaaaatttgGTCCGAATATTTTGAACAAAGGaatgttaaatttattttcttctcaGCACTGAGAGAATTGTACAATCAAAACATGGTATTGATAAGGAATTATAATACTACTACTGTTATGAAgcagtataataatatgcacATGGATAATGACGAATTGATAAAAAGGGAAAGCAATGAAAAAATGGAGGGTGTTCATTATTATTCTCTCTATGCAAATCATTTCTGTCAAGATGATGCATTACCAAATGATGATATAAAAGACCAATTGGTGAACATAGGTTATggtaatttaaattatgaaaggaaaaaaaatgataatacaGATATATTAAGTGTAAAcgatttaatattttttattaaaaatataaaaatgcaaataaaagaattatatcaTGATATAGAATTAGAAACGTTCTCAATACCAAGATTTATGGTAGGCTTTGTCGGTTTTCCAAATGTGGGTAAGAGTTCAATAATTAATTCTTTGATAGGTGAAAAAAAAGTTAGTGTTAGTCCACAACCAGGAAAAACTAAGCACTTTCAAACTGTTCCTTTAAAAAGTTTAGATTTTTCTGTTTGTGATTGTCCAGGTTTAATATTCCCAACCCtagtttttaataaatatgactTGTTCATTAATGGCGTTTGTTCAATTGATCATTTTAAAGGAAACTTCGTTCATCTTGTTCAAATcctttgtaatattattccAGAGCAGTTATGCGACCactataaaattaataaaaacgtCATTCACAAGGTTGTATATGGAGGTGGAGAAGGACATAAAGGTGGTGGAGTTGGTAGAGAGTGTAAGCAGAGTGGAAGCAGCGAAAAGAGCGAAAACGGTAAAGAGAAAACATATCTATTCTTGGATGCAATGGACTTTTTGCGTTCTTTTTGCACCGCTAGAAAGTACGTATCAGGAGGAAAAGGAGgcttattaaattttaacgTGGCAACTAGACAAATAATCAGAGATTTTATAGCAGGAAATCTTCAGTACAACTTCATGCCCTCCTACTTGAGCGAAAACGCGAGCTTTCATCAGAGAATGATGGAGAGGACTCCCCATCCCAACTGTGCGGACGTGCCCCTCTTCAGT GACTGCGATTCACAGGAGAATGTTTTGACAACCAAGAGGAAATTCCGCTACATGCAGAAGCAAATGATGAAGGGGAAAAACTTTTTGAAATGCTGCATTAATGTGTGA
- the PmUG01_13029000 gene encoding conserved Plasmodium protein, unknown function, whose product MGNEKSACFSCQDTLSNLDDNIKNMDMLWLYQGSKNANVEADVEADVEANVEADVEADVEANVEADVEANVEADVEANVDDNIAACARSDEGDGGSIKEEGAEIKEYYNYAKESSKKILESHVNEYQKELDKYKKDPKCKIDPTIHIGNTEEIENYVITEKIYITTYIQYIDIYEDAIDVNEDIEKEEVEYVEVPKYVTKYVPKVVTNYMEKIIEIPSGEEIKRPQYNNVNVPYIIPKIVEKEIEVVLKKIIKPEIEITNEELEIEVLKYIPRIVPVNVYVPRYFGLSAKVKGEEEKQITYVSLSDKQIDQLMKDLNPHLDELKIFNENQTKKMHEYIKESQTQAHNHNLQPPQPQLVAYDEYGNCNSYDYSEFYRFEESCAQQLNYLQTHDSTKDVVADKSGGIKVNHLK is encoded by the coding sequence atggGTAACGAAAAGAGTGCATGTTTTTCATGCCAAGATACTCTGAGCAATTTagatgataatataaaaaatatggatatGCTGTGGTTATATCAGGGGAGTAAAAACGCGAATGTCGAAGCAGATGTAGAAGCGGATGTAGAGGCGAATGTCGAAGCGGATGTAGAAGCGGATGTAGAGGCGAATGTCGAAGCGGATGTAGAGGCGAATGTCGAAGCGGATGTCGAAGCAAATGTTGATGATAACATCGCTGCGTGTGCGCGGAGTGACGAGGGGGACGGAGGATCAATTAAGGAAGAGGGAGCAGAGATTAAGGAGTATTACAACTACGCGAAAGAgagttcaaaaaaaatattagaatcACATGTAAATGAATACCAAAAGGAGTTAGATAAATACAAGAAAGACCCTAAATGTAAAATTGATCCAACTATACATATAGGAAACACTGAAGAGATAGAGAATTATGTtataacagaaaaaatatatattacaacgTACATccaatatatagatatatatgaagATGCTATTGATGTGAATGAAGATattgaaaaagaagaagttGAATATGTAGAGGTGCCTAAGTATGTAACTAAGTACGTACCTAAAGTAGTAACAaattatatggaaaaaattattgaaataCCAAGTGGTGAAGAAATTAAACGACcgcaatataataatgtaaatgtgccatatattattccaaaaattgtagaaaaagaaatagaagttgtcttaaaaaaaattataaaaccaGAAATAGAAATAACAAATGAGGAACTAGAAATAGaagtattaaaatatattcctcGGATAGTACCTgttaatgtatatgtaccTCGTTACTTTGGTCTCTCTGCTAAAGTTAAAGGGGAAgaggaaaaacaaattacATACGTCAGCTTATCTGATAAACAAATTGATCAGTTAATGAAAGATTTAAATCCTCATTTGGATGAactcaaaatttttaatgaaaatcaaacaaaaaaaatgcatgaatatattaaagaatcGCAAACGCAAGCACACAATCATAACCTACAACCCCCTCAACCCCAATTGGTAGCCTATGATGAATATGGTAACTGCAATAGCTATGACTATTCCGAATTTTACAGATTTGAAGAATCGTGTGCTCAGCAGTTGAACTACTTGCAGACCCATGATAGCACGAAAGATGTGGTTGCCGATAAATCGGGGGGTATAAAAGTAAACCACTTGAAATAA
- the PmUG01_13029100 gene encoding mitochondrial ribosomal protein L17-2 precursor, putative has translation MGYTSTLKFVNLGVKRRLFRRAHKQPHHKWDSIKNQLNELLKYGRIETTLTKAKELQGYAEELIYLAKKDNVQNNLKVESMLRTAQGRRKLYEYYVPLYRHRPFFFTRIVNQWRLRLRDAAPMAFIEFIDRPGELRPAQPVGYDRIKYIYDEMKRNRRNFRKYFHIAKKFNLLDDNDQLISNFNNSELVKKDLWLSDDEEEIIIDAELIEKYKQFGEPMLAGPIRGREPFYVDLPMPSLVEKEFLNYRKKFKP, from the exons ATGGGGTATACGTCGAcattaaaatttgttaacCTGGGCGTTAAGAGGAGATTATTTCGAAGAGCCCATAAACAACCACATCACAAATGGGACAGCATAAAAAATCAGTTgaatgaattattaaaatatggaCGAATTGAAACAACATTAACAAAAGCTAAGGAATTGCAAGGATATGCAgaagaattaatatatttagcaaaaaaagataatgtacagaataatttaaaagtcGAAAGTATGTTAAGAACAGCGCAAGGAAGAAGAAAGTTATATGAATACTACGTACCATTATATAGACATagacctttttttttcacaagAATAGTCAATCAATGGAGATTACGCTTAAGGGATGCAGCACCAATGGCATTTATAGAATTTATTGATAGACCAGGAGAATTAAGACCTGCACAGCCTGTTGGGTAtgatagaataaaatatatatatgatgaaatgaaaagaaatagaagaaattttagaaaatattttcatattgcAAAAAAGTTCAATTTACTGGATGATAACGATCAActtatttcaaattttaacAATTCTGAACTCGTTAAGAAAGATTTG TGGCTAAGCGATGATGAAGAGGAAATAATTATTGATGCcgaattaatagaaaaatataaacaatttgGTGAGCCCATGTTAGCAGGACCTATAAGGGGACGAGAACCCTTTTATGTTGATTTACCTATGCCAAGTCTTGTAGAGAAAGAGTTTTTAAATTACAGAAAGAAATTTAAACCGTAA